The following are encoded in a window of Geoalkalibacter sp. genomic DNA:
- a CDS encoding chemotaxis protein CheB, with translation MGTARAKNTKKPRLVVAVGASAGGLSALESFFSQMPADSGMAFVVIQHLSPDFKSLMDDLLARHTKMAIRRVTNGIALQPDCIYLNPPKTHVTLKKDKLHLTAREPGSQPDLPIDVFFRSLAQEVGKKAVAVILSGTGTDGSRGARDIHQAGGLVIAQSPDTAQFDGMPRSAAASGACDLVLPPEAIPAVLTKYAATTPGKREALLQSLLPEADEDGEYQKILTLLNSRYHLDFSRYKPPTVGRRIERRMEFRRLKDIDAYAALLASDQDELDQLYHDLLIGVTEFFRDTKAFSRLEELVLPELFKASEAEDGLRVWSAGCATGEEAYSLAILLAEQAQKYKYKKPITVFATDVHRTSIDFAAQGLYEEGRLKNVSTERLARFFRPEGEGSYRVVPALRKMIVFAPHNLISDPPFTRLDLVSCRNLLIYLRPDMQEKVLSLFHFALRRGGVLFLGASEGLGKIAPEFDTLDSSGKLFRKARDLKIGLDLGLDKMHGRFSAPAVMPHAAKLTVSIDRQLLQDYDHLLRQYMPAGVLINEQREVLHCFGDLTGFLNTPEGRFENDLLALAEEDLRLPLATALHRAAKTRAAVTIPHLTLNRKLEPLRCDLRIEVLSDAKTPALHYFVSILPAKRPAEEPRADALTEEILNLPPGRLPDHLQQRILDLEAELQTTRETLQTTIEELQTSNEELQATNEELLAANEELQSTNEELHSVNEELYSVNAEFEQKNEELKQVNQDHENLLTSIQIGTVYLDRNLRIRKFNPAIERFFKLLPQDIGRPLDHIAYHLADQAQMLAHVRRVLETGTVLEKEIRTQEDQWLLKRILPFITEEGTVEGVVLTFTDVTQIKRAEQALARLNQELEAKVEERTRDLLRAKEEADRANAAKSVFLANMSHEIRTPMSCIFSAIEILAPTLRDQEQKECLAALRGGAENLLAVIDDILDYSKIEAGGADLEQEPFDLHALVEEVVKIHRPRAEIKKLSLHAIVEPDLPRMLSGDAQRLRQVLSNLLSNAVKFTEQGRVEARVALEQRDAASLLVRFSVADTGIGLSSAARDTIFKPFTQADSSITRKYGGTGLGLAICQQLTQLMGGTIWYEENPGGGTLFHFTVRLTALEAQATHETVDLDDLKERVDNPGRKILVAEDDRVNRELLSRILRRAGHQVTLAADGREALEILSREPFDVVLMDVSMPELDGLSATRLLRSNTRGPNERTPVIALTAHALQEDRDRFLAGGMYAVLTKPFRVDILEQLIQQACLGPDVPPEVPTFGTSPS, from the coding sequence ATGGGCACTGCAAGAGCAAAAAACACGAAAAAACCACGGCTGGTGGTCGCCGTCGGCGCCTCGGCGGGTGGCTTGTCGGCCCTGGAGAGCTTCTTCTCCCAGATGCCCGCCGACAGCGGCATGGCATTTGTCGTCATCCAGCATCTCTCCCCCGATTTCAAAAGCCTCATGGACGACCTGCTGGCGCGCCACACGAAAATGGCGATTCGGCGCGTCACCAACGGCATCGCCCTCCAACCCGACTGCATTTACCTGAATCCCCCGAAGACTCACGTCACCCTCAAAAAGGACAAGCTGCATCTGACGGCCCGCGAACCCGGTTCCCAACCGGATCTGCCCATCGACGTGTTTTTCCGCTCCCTGGCCCAGGAAGTCGGTAAAAAAGCGGTGGCCGTCATTCTCTCGGGCACCGGCACAGACGGTTCGCGCGGCGCGCGGGACATTCACCAGGCAGGCGGATTGGTCATCGCGCAAAGTCCCGATACGGCCCAGTTCGACGGCATGCCGCGCAGCGCGGCCGCCTCGGGGGCCTGTGACCTGGTGCTGCCGCCGGAGGCGATCCCGGCGGTATTGACCAAATATGCCGCGACCACGCCCGGAAAACGTGAAGCCTTGCTGCAAAGCCTGCTTCCCGAAGCGGATGAGGATGGCGAATACCAAAAAATCCTCACCCTGCTCAACAGCCGCTACCACCTGGATTTCTCGCGGTACAAACCACCCACGGTCGGGCGCCGCATCGAGCGACGCATGGAATTTCGCCGCTTGAAAGACATTGATGCCTACGCGGCGCTGCTGGCCTCCGACCAGGACGAACTCGATCAGCTCTATCACGACCTGCTCATCGGCGTGACGGAATTCTTCCGCGACACCAAGGCGTTTTCGCGCCTGGAGGAACTGGTGCTGCCCGAGTTGTTCAAGGCATCCGAAGCGGAGGATGGATTGCGGGTCTGGAGCGCGGGTTGCGCCACGGGCGAGGAAGCCTATTCCCTGGCGATTCTTCTGGCGGAGCAGGCGCAAAAATACAAATACAAAAAACCCATCACCGTCTTCGCCACGGATGTGCATCGCACCTCCATCGATTTCGCCGCCCAGGGCCTTTATGAGGAAGGTCGACTGAAAAACGTCTCGACCGAACGTCTCGCGCGGTTTTTTCGGCCCGAGGGAGAAGGCTCCTACCGCGTCGTGCCGGCGCTGCGCAAGATGATCGTCTTCGCCCCGCACAATCTCATCAGCGACCCGCCCTTCACGCGCCTGGATCTGGTCAGTTGCCGCAATCTGCTCATCTATCTGCGGCCCGACATGCAGGAGAAGGTGCTCTCTTTGTTCCATTTCGCCCTGCGGCGCGGCGGGGTGCTGTTTCTCGGCGCCAGCGAGGGCTTGGGCAAGATCGCCCCGGAATTCGACACCCTTGACAGCTCCGGCAAGCTGTTTCGCAAGGCACGCGATCTCAAGATCGGGCTGGATCTGGGACTGGACAAGATGCACGGACGTTTTTCAGCGCCCGCCGTCATGCCCCATGCGGCAAAGCTCACGGTGAGCATCGATCGCCAGCTGCTGCAGGATTATGATCATCTGCTGCGCCAATACATGCCGGCCGGGGTGCTGATCAATGAACAGCGCGAAGTCTTGCACTGCTTCGGCGATCTCACGGGTTTCCTCAACACCCCGGAAGGCCGTTTTGAAAACGATCTGCTGGCTCTGGCCGAGGAAGACTTGCGACTGCCCCTGGCCACCGCCCTGCACCGCGCCGCGAAAACCCGCGCAGCCGTCACCATCCCCCACCTGACCCTGAACAGGAAACTAGAGCCCCTGCGCTGCGATCTGCGCATCGAGGTGTTGAGCGACGCCAAGACCCCGGCGCTGCATTACTTCGTCTCCATCCTGCCGGCCAAGCGCCCGGCCGAGGAACCCCGCGCGGATGCCTTGACGGAAGAAATCCTCAACCTGCCCCCCGGGCGGTTGCCCGACCACCTCCAGCAGCGCATTCTCGACCTGGAAGCCGAACTGCAGACCACCCGCGAGACCTTGCAGACCACCATCGAGGAACTGCAGACGTCCAACGAGGAGCTTCAAGCGACCAACGAGGAGCTGCTCGCGGCCAACGAGGAACTGCAAAGCACCAATGAGGAGCTTCACTCCGTCAACGAGGAACTCTACAGCGTCAACGCGGAATTCGAACAAAAGAACGAGGAGCTCAAGCAGGTCAACCAGGATCACGAAAACCTGCTGACCAGCATCCAGATCGGCACCGTCTATCTCGACCGCAACCTGCGCATCCGCAAATTCAACCCGGCCATCGAGCGCTTCTTCAAGCTGCTGCCGCAGGACATCGGCCGTCCCCTCGACCATATCGCCTACCATCTCGCCGATCAGGCGCAAATGCTCGCCCATGTGCGCCGAGTCCTGGAGACGGGCACGGTGCTGGAAAAGGAAATCCGCACCCAGGAAGACCAATGGCTGCTCAAGCGCATTTTGCCATTTATCACCGAGGAGGGGACGGTGGAAGGGGTGGTGCTGACCTTCACCGACGTCACCCAGATCAAGCGGGCCGAGCAGGCCTTGGCGCGCCTCAATCAGGAGCTCGAAGCCAAGGTCGAGGAGCGCACCCGCGACCTGCTCCGCGCCAAGGAGGAAGCCGACCGCGCCAATGCGGCCAAAAGCGTGTTTCTCGCCAACATGAGCCACGAAATCCGCACGCCCATGAGCTGCATCTTCTCGGCCATCGAGATTCTTGCCCCCACCCTGCGCGACCAGGAGCAGAAGGAATGCCTGGCCGCTCTGCGCGGCGGCGCGGAAAACCTCCTCGCGGTGATCGACGACATCCTCGATTATTCCAAGATCGAAGCCGGGGGCGCCGATCTGGAACAGGAACCCTTTGATCTGCACGCCCTGGTCGAGGAGGTAGTCAAGATTCATCGTCCGCGCGCGGAGATCAAGAAGCTGTCGCTGCACGCCATCGTTGAACCCGACCTGCCTCGCATGCTGAGCGGCGACGCCCAGCGCCTGCGGCAGGTCTTGTCCAATCTGCTGTCCAACGCCGTCAAGTTCACCGAACAAGGACGGGTCGAAGCCCGGGTCGCCCTTGAACAGCGCGACGCCGCGAGCCTGCTGGTGCGCTTTTCCGTGGCCGACACGGGCATCGGTCTTTCATCCGCTGCGCGGGACACGATTTTTAAACCCTTCACCCAGGCCGACTCATCCATCACCCGCAAATACGGCGGCACCGGTCTTGGACTCGCCATCTGCCAACAATTGACCCAGTTGATGGGCGGCACCATCTGGTACGAGGAAAATCCCGGCGGAGGCACGTTATTTCACTTTACCGTACGTCTAACGGCGTTGGAGGCACAGGCCACCCATGAGACCGTCGATCTTGACGATCTCAAGGAAAGGGTCGACAATCCAGGACGTAAAATCCTGGTGGCCGAGGACGACCGGGTGAACCGCGAACTGCTCAGCCGCATTCTGCGGCGGGCAGGACATCAGGTCACCCTCGCCGCCGACGGCCGCGAGGCGCTGGAGATCTTATCTCGCGAGCCTTTCGACGTGGTACTGATGGATGTGTCCATGCCGGAACTCGACGGCCTCTCCGCCACCCGCCTATTGCGGTCCAACACCCGCGGACCCAATGAACGAACTCCAGTGATCGCCCTGACCGCCCACGCTCTTCAGGAGGACCGCGATCGCTTCCTTGCGGGTGGCATGTACGCCGTGCTGACCAAGCCCTTTCGCGTCGACATCCTCGAACAACTCATCCAGCAGGCGTGCCTCGGACCCG
- a CDS encoding heavy metal translocating P-type ATPase has protein sequence MKANSAKGSDGSENFDLGIAGMSCASCVGRVEKAIRAVPGVVEVSVNLATERAQVVFADGQADVAAVVAAIRGVGYRPKVETRELAIQGMSCASCVGRVEKALRALPGVLEAQVNLATQRATLKVLAGALDDAALVAAVGQAGYKAGPVGEADAGQDREREAREAERLALRRALLFAAALTLPIFVLDMGSHLFPALGRGLDASLGRQNLFYLYFVLASLVQFGPGLRFYQKGWPALLRGAPDMNSLVMLGTSAAWGYSVVATFAPQVLPEGTVHVYFEASAVIVTLILLGRYFEARAKGRTSEAIKRLLGLQPRTARVVRDGEELEIAVGEVRIGDLVRVRPGEKIAVDGEVVEGQSYVDESMITGEPLPVRKEAGAEVVGATLNKTGAFTFRATRIGADTLLARIVRMVEQAQGSKLPIQALVDRVTNYFVPAVMAAALLTFGVWLLFGPTPALTFALVNAVAVLIIACPCAMGLATPTSIMVGTGRAAEMGVLFRKGEALQRLRDAQVVALDKTGTLTQGRPELTDFVVAPEFSADEVLRVVATVERASEHPIGEAIVAAARARALELGEARDFEAQPGFGVAARVGETLVQVGADRYMRRLGLSVEVFAESAARLADEGKTPLYAALDGTLAAVLAVDDPLKDSTPAAIAALHAAGLRVAMITGDNRRTAEAIARRLGIDEVVAEVLPEGKVEALRGLQRQGRKVAFVGDGINDAPALAQADVGIAIGTGTDIAIESADVVLMSGDLRNVPNAIALSRATLRNIRQNLFWAFAYNTALIPVAAGVLYPAFGLLLSPVFAALAMAASSVCVVSNALRLRGFKPPLAAEVSRR, from the coding sequence ATGAAGGCCAATTCGGCGAAAGGATCCGATGGTTCGGAAAACTTCGATCTCGGCATCGCGGGCATGAGTTGCGCCTCCTGCGTGGGGCGGGTGGAAAAAGCGATTCGCGCGGTGCCGGGCGTCGTCGAAGTCAGTGTCAATTTGGCCACGGAGCGCGCCCAGGTGGTGTTTGCCGACGGGCAGGCGGATGTGGCCGCGGTGGTGGCGGCGATCCGTGGGGTCGGCTATCGGCCCAAGGTGGAAACTCGCGAGCTTGCCATCCAGGGCATGAGTTGCGCTTCCTGCGTGGGACGGGTGGAAAAGGCCCTGCGCGCCCTGCCCGGGGTGCTTGAAGCGCAGGTCAATCTGGCCACGCAACGCGCCACCCTGAAGGTGCTTGCCGGGGCCCTGGACGATGCGGCCCTGGTCGCGGCGGTGGGGCAGGCGGGCTACAAGGCCGGGCCCGTCGGCGAAGCGGACGCGGGCCAGGACCGCGAGCGCGAAGCGCGCGAGGCGGAGCGGCTGGCGCTCAGGCGCGCCCTGCTGTTCGCGGCGGCCCTGACCCTGCCGATCTTTGTTCTCGACATGGGTTCCCATCTGTTTCCGGCCCTGGGGCGCGGGCTCGACGCATCTCTCGGGCGGCAGAACCTTTTTTATCTCTATTTCGTGCTGGCGAGCCTGGTGCAGTTCGGCCCGGGCCTGCGCTTCTACCAGAAGGGCTGGCCGGCCCTGTTGCGCGGCGCGCCGGACATGAATTCCCTGGTGATGCTCGGCACCTCGGCGGCCTGGGGCTATTCGGTGGTGGCGACCTTTGCCCCCCAAGTGCTGCCGGAGGGCACGGTGCACGTGTATTTCGAGGCCTCGGCGGTGATCGTCACCCTGATCCTGCTCGGGCGCTATTTCGAGGCGCGCGCCAAGGGGCGCACCAGCGAGGCGATCAAGCGGCTGCTGGGTTTGCAGCCACGCACGGCAAGGGTGGTGCGCGACGGGGAGGAACTGGAAATCGCCGTCGGCGAGGTTCGCATCGGCGATCTGGTGCGGGTGCGCCCCGGTGAGAAAATCGCCGTCGATGGTGAGGTGGTGGAGGGGCAATCCTACGTCGATGAGTCCATGATTACCGGCGAACCCCTGCCGGTGCGCAAGGAAGCGGGGGCCGAGGTGGTGGGCGCCACCCTCAACAAGACCGGTGCGTTCACCTTTCGCGCCACGCGCATCGGCGCCGATACCCTGCTCGCGCGCATCGTGCGCATGGTGGAGCAGGCGCAAGGCTCCAAGCTGCCCATTCAGGCCCTGGTCGATCGGGTGACCAACTACTTCGTGCCGGCGGTGATGGCGGCGGCGCTGCTCACCTTCGGCGTCTGGTTGCTTTTCGGGCCGACTCCGGCTCTGACCTTCGCCCTGGTCAACGCCGTGGCGGTGCTGATCATCGCCTGTCCCTGCGCCATGGGCCTGGCCACGCCCACCTCCATCATGGTCGGGACCGGCCGCGCGGCGGAAATGGGCGTGCTGTTCCGCAAGGGCGAGGCCCTGCAGCGCCTGCGCGACGCCCAGGTGGTCGCCCTCGACAAGACCGGCACCCTCACCCAGGGACGGCCAGAGTTGACGGATTTTGTGGTGGCGCCGGAATTTTCCGCGGACGAGGTGCTGCGTGTGGTGGCGACGGTGGAGCGCGCTTCGGAGCATCCCATCGGCGAAGCCATCGTCGCGGCGGCCCGGGCGCGCGCCCTGGAGCTCGGTGAGGCGCGCGACTTCGAGGCGCAGCCGGGTTTCGGCGTGGCCGCGCGGGTCGGGGAAACGCTGGTCCAGGTCGGCGCCGATCGCTACATGCGCAGGTTGGGCTTGTCCGTCGAGGTGTTCGCCGAAAGCGCCGCGCGCCTCGCGGATGAGGGCAAGACGCCGCTCTACGCGGCGCTGGATGGGACGCTCGCGGCGGTGCTGGCGGTGGACGATCCCCTCAAGGACTCGACCCCGGCGGCGATTGCCGCCCTGCACGCGGCGGGCCTGCGCGTGGCGATGATCACCGGCGACAATCGCCGTACCGCCGAAGCCATCGCCCGGCGCCTGGGCATCGACGAGGTGGTGGCGGAGGTGTTGCCCGAGGGCAAGGTGGAGGCGCTGCGTGGTTTGCAGCGGCAGGGACGCAAGGTGGCCTTCGTGGGCGACGGCATCAACGACGCCCCGGCCCTGGCCCAGGCCGACGTGGGCATCGCCATCGGCACCGGCACCGACATCGCCATCGAGTCGGCCGATGTGGTGCTCATGTCCGGCGATCTGCGCAACGTGCCCAACGCCATCGCCCTGTCGCGCGCCACCCTGCGCAACATCCGCCAGAATCTGTTCTGGGCCTTCGCCTACAACACCGCCTTGATTCCCGTGGCCGCCGGAGTGCTCTATCCCGCCTTCGGCCTGCTGCTCTCGCCGGTGTTCGCCGCCCTGGCCATGGCCGCTTCGAGCGTGTGCGTGGTGAGCAACGCCCTTCGTTTGCGGGGGTTCAAGCCGCCCTTGGCGGCGGAGGTGAGCCGCCGCTGA
- a CDS encoding PIN domain-containing protein, translating to MRVALDTNILAYAEGLGDEARCAAALRLIEQLPMNEVVLPAQTLGELARILTGKAKRSAADTRSAVLSWSDSFEVADSTWQAFQAALDLTVDHHLPIWDALILAVAAENQCRLLLSEDFQDGFTWRGLTVVNPFAAPSSSLLNALLKTPE from the coding sequence ATGCGCGTCGCCCTCGACACCAATATCCTGGCTTACGCCGAAGGCCTGGGCGATGAGGCTCGCTGCGCCGCCGCCCTTCGCCTCATTGAGCAGCTGCCGATGAACGAGGTTGTGCTGCCCGCGCAAACGCTCGGCGAACTGGCCCGCATTCTCACCGGCAAGGCGAAGCGTTCGGCCGCGGACACCCGAAGCGCCGTGCTCAGCTGGTCGGACAGCTTCGAAGTCGCCGATTCGACCTGGCAGGCCTTTCAAGCCGCCCTGGATCTTACGGTCGACCACCACCTGCCCATTTGGGATGCCCTGATATTGGCGGTTGCGGCGGAAAACCAATGTCGCCTGTTGTTGAGCGAGGATTTTCAAGACGGTTTCACCTGGCGCGGCCTGACGGTCGTCAATCCTTTTGCCGCGCCTTCCTCCAGCCTGCTGAACGCTTTGCTGAAGACTCCCGAATAA
- a CDS encoding type II toxin-antitoxin system Phd/YefM family antitoxin, translating into MKIMSASDANRHFSSVLREVASGEVVTVLSRGKAVAAIVPVPSAPSQRLAAKRTLLDRLRLQKASGKRNWTRDELYENG; encoded by the coding sequence ATGAAAATCATGTCCGCCAGCGATGCCAACCGTCACTTCTCCAGCGTGCTGCGCGAAGTTGCCTCGGGCGAGGTCGTGACCGTCCTGTCGCGGGGCAAGGCCGTCGCCGCCATCGTTCCGGTTCCTTCCGCTCCCTCGCAGAGACTCGCGGCAAAACGTACCCTGCTGGATCGCCTGCGCCTGCAAAAAGCGTCCGGAAAGCGCAATTGGACGCGCGACGAGCTTTACGAGAACGGATAA
- the hypE gene encoding hydrogenase expression/formation protein HypE, translating to MTSDIILLGHGSGGKLSHQLLDEVIIPRLSGLPQRDQNDAAVLTHGGRRLAFTTDSYVVDPIFFPGGDIGDLAVNGTVNDLAMSGARPLYLSVGLILEEGLPIADLARVLDSMKTAAAQAGVSIVAGDTKVVPRGKADKIFINTAGIGLFDHELDIRGSNAKPGDKILINGTLGDHGMAVLAGREGLDLRSAIHSDTAPLHELVAELIAGIGRDLHVLRDPTRGGVATTLKEIALQSAVDLTLEERALPIGEAVRGACAILGLDPLYVANEGKLLALVAPEAAEQALALMRRHPHGRQAAIIGEVTGASNGKVYLRTAIGGLRAVEMLAGEQLPRIC from the coding sequence TTGACATCCGACATCATCCTCCTCGGCCACGGCAGCGGCGGCAAGCTCAGTCATCAACTGCTCGACGAGGTCATCATTCCGCGCCTCTCGGGGCTGCCCCAGCGCGATCAGAACGATGCCGCGGTGCTCACCCACGGCGGACGGCGCCTGGCCTTCACCACCGATTCCTACGTGGTCGATCCGATCTTTTTTCCCGGCGGCGACATCGGTGATCTGGCGGTCAACGGCACGGTCAACGACCTGGCCATGAGCGGCGCGCGCCCCCTGTATCTGAGCGTCGGGCTGATTCTGGAGGAAGGCCTGCCCATCGCCGATCTGGCGCGGGTGCTCGACAGCATGAAAACGGCGGCCGCGCAGGCGGGGGTGAGCATCGTCGCGGGCGACACCAAGGTGGTGCCGCGCGGCAAGGCGGACAAGATCTTCATCAACACCGCCGGCATCGGCTTGTTCGATCACGAGTTGGACATTCGCGGCAGCAATGCCAAGCCCGGCGACAAGATCCTCATCAACGGCACCCTCGGCGATCACGGCATGGCGGTGCTCGCCGGGCGCGAGGGGCTCGATCTGCGCAGCGCGATCCACAGCGACACCGCGCCCCTGCACGAACTGGTCGCCGAATTGATCGCCGGCATCGGCCGCGACCTGCACGTGCTGCGCGACCCGACGCGCGGCGGGGTGGCCACCACTCTCAAGGAAATTGCCCTGCAATCGGCCGTCGATCTGACCCTGGAGGAACGCGCCCTGCCCATCGGCGAGGCGGTGCGCGGCGCCTGCGCGATTCTCGGCCTGGATCCCTTGTACGTGGCCAACGAGGGCAAACTGCTCGCCCTGGTCGCGCCCGAGGCCGCCGAGCAGGCTCTCGCCCTCATGCGCCGCCACCCCCACGGCCGTCAGGCCGCGATCATCGGCGAAGTCACCGGTGCGTCCAACGGCAAGGTTTATCTTCGCACCGCCATCGGCGGCCTGCGCGCCGTGGAGATGCTCGCCGGCGAACAGCTGCCGCGCATCTGCTGA